The proteins below come from a single Parazoarcus communis genomic window:
- a CDS encoding CaiB/BaiF CoA transferase family protein: MGALSHIRVLDLSRILAGPWAGQMLADLGADVIKVERPGAGDDTRSWGPPYLKDEAGENTSVAAYYLCANRNKRSITIDITCAEGQALVKKLAAESDVVIENFKLGGLAQYGLDYASLKVVNPRLVYCSITGFGQDGPYAPRAGYDFLIQGLGGLMSLTGHPDGEEGGGPMKVGVALTDILTGLYATNAIQAALAWRERSGEGQFIDMALLDVQVACLANQAMNYLTTGQNPKRLGNAHPNIVPYQDFPTADGYMILAIGNDGQFARFCAEAGQPELAADARYASNRARVENRASLIPALKRLTIERSTADWIAALEAKAVPCGPINTLADVFADPQVQARGLKVDMPHPVAGSVALVANPMRFSATPVEYRSAPPALGEHTGQILQETLGLASAEIDSLRRAGVI; this comes from the coding sequence ATGGGCGCCCTCTCGCACATTCGCGTTCTCGATCTGTCGCGCATTCTGGCCGGCCCCTGGGCCGGGCAGATGCTGGCAGACCTGGGAGCAGACGTGATCAAGGTCGAGCGTCCGGGTGCGGGTGACGATACCCGCAGCTGGGGGCCGCCGTACCTCAAGGATGAGGCCGGCGAGAACACGTCGGTGGCGGCCTACTACCTGTGCGCCAACCGCAACAAGCGCTCGATCACCATCGACATCACCTGTGCCGAGGGTCAGGCGCTGGTGAAAAAGTTGGCGGCCGAGTCCGATGTGGTGATCGAGAACTTCAAGCTTGGCGGGCTGGCCCAGTACGGGCTGGACTACGCCTCGCTGAAGGTGGTAAATCCGCGTCTGGTGTATTGCTCAATCACCGGCTTCGGTCAGGATGGACCCTACGCACCGCGTGCGGGGTACGACTTCCTGATCCAGGGCCTGGGTGGTCTGATGAGCCTCACCGGGCATCCGGATGGCGAAGAGGGTGGTGGTCCGATGAAGGTCGGTGTGGCGCTGACCGATATCCTTACCGGGCTGTACGCGACCAACGCGATCCAGGCAGCGCTGGCCTGGCGCGAGCGCAGCGGTGAAGGCCAGTTCATCGACATGGCCTTGCTTGACGTGCAGGTGGCCTGCCTTGCCAATCAGGCAATGAACTACCTGACCACCGGTCAGAATCCGAAACGTCTTGGCAATGCGCATCCGAACATCGTGCCCTATCAGGATTTTCCCACTGCGGATGGCTACATGATTCTCGCCATCGGCAATGACGGACAGTTTGCCCGTTTCTGCGCCGAGGCCGGTCAGCCCGAGCTTGCCGCCGATGCGCGATATGCAAGCAACAGGGCGCGCGTCGAGAACCGGGCGAGCCTGATTCCTGCCCTCAAACGGCTGACCATCGAGCGCAGCACCGCAGACTGGATTGCAGCACTCGAGGCAAAAGCGGTACCCTGCGGGCCGATCAACACCCTTGCGGACGTGTTTGCCGATCCTCAGGTGCAGGCACGCGGACTCAAGGTCGATATGCCGCATCCGGTCGCTGGATCAGTGGCGCTGGTGGCAAATCCGATGCGTTTTTCGGCGACGCCGGTCGAGTATCGCTCGGCACCGCCCGCACTCGGTGAGCATACTGGGCAGATCCTGCAGGAGACGCTCGGACTGGCCAGCGCAGAAATCGACAGTTTGCGCAGGGCCGGCGTCATCTGA
- a CDS encoding electron transfer flavoprotein subunit beta/FixA family protein: MKILVPVKRVVDYNVKVRVKADGSGVDIANVKMSMNPFDEIAVEEAVRLKEAGVATEVVVVSCGVTACQETVRAAMAIGADRGILVETDVELQPLAVAKLLKAVCDKEGPTLVICGKQAIDDDANQTGQMLAALNGWPQATFASKLTLADGKANVMREIDGGLETLAISLPAVVTTDLRLNEPRYATLPNIMKAKKKPLETVKPADLGVDVAPRLTTLKVSEPPKRSAGVRVADVAQLVEKLKNEAKVI, from the coding sequence ATGAAGATTCTGGTCCCGGTCAAACGCGTTGTTGATTACAACGTAAAGGTCCGCGTCAAGGCGGACGGTAGCGGTGTGGACATCGCCAACGTCAAGATGAGCATGAACCCGTTCGACGAGATCGCGGTTGAAGAGGCGGTGCGTCTGAAAGAAGCCGGCGTGGCCACCGAAGTGGTGGTGGTGTCGTGCGGCGTGACGGCATGTCAGGAAACAGTGCGCGCTGCGATGGCCATTGGTGCGGACCGCGGCATTCTGGTCGAGACCGATGTCGAGTTGCAGCCGCTGGCCGTGGCCAAGCTGCTCAAGGCCGTGTGCGACAAGGAAGGCCCGACGCTGGTGATCTGCGGCAAGCAGGCGATCGACGACGACGCCAACCAGACCGGTCAGATGCTGGCGGCGCTCAATGGCTGGCCGCAGGCCACGTTTGCCTCCAAGCTGACGCTGGCCGACGGCAAGGCCAACGTGATGCGGGAAATCGACGGCGGCCTGGAGACCCTGGCGATCTCGCTGCCGGCGGTGGTGACCACCGACCTGCGCCTGAACGAGCCGCGCTACGCCACGCTGCCCAACATCATGAAGGCCAAGAAGAAGCCGCTCGAGACGGTGAAGCCGGCCGACCTCGGCGTGGATGTGGCCCCGCGCCTCACCACGCTCAAGGTCTCCGAGCCGCCCAAGCGCAGCGCCGGTGTGCGCGTGGCCGACGTGGCCCAGCTGGTCGAGAAACTCAAGAACGAAGCGAAGGTGATCTGA
- a CDS encoding electron transfer flavoprotein subunit alpha/FixB family protein — MSILVIAEHDNQAIKAATLNTVTAAAALGSDVHVLVAGSACGAAAEAAAKIAGVAKVLVADAAHLEAQTAENVAELVKGLASGYSHILVPASSAGKNMLPRVAAQLDVAQISDIVAIEDADTFVRPIYAGNALATVKSADAIKLITVRTTAFEAAGEGGAAAIEAVTAPADLGLATLVSREIVKSARPELGAAKIIVSGGRGVGSGENYHAMLEPLADKLGAALGASRAAVDAGYVPNDYQVGQTGKIVAPQLYIAVGISGAIQHLAGMKDSKVIVAINKDPEAPIFQVADYGLVGDLFSVIPELTNAV; from the coding sequence ATGTCCATTCTTGTAATTGCCGAACACGACAATCAGGCCATCAAGGCAGCCACCCTCAACACCGTCACCGCCGCCGCAGCGCTTGGCAGCGACGTGCACGTGCTGGTCGCCGGCAGTGCCTGCGGTGCAGCGGCCGAAGCCGCGGCGAAGATCGCGGGTGTGGCCAAGGTGCTGGTGGCCGACGCCGCCCACCTTGAAGCACAGACCGCCGAGAACGTTGCCGAACTGGTGAAGGGTCTGGCCTCGGGCTACAGCCACATCCTGGTGCCGGCCAGCAGCGCGGGCAAGAACATGCTGCCGCGCGTGGCGGCACAGCTGGACGTGGCCCAGATCAGCGACATCGTCGCCATCGAAGATGCCGACACCTTCGTGCGCCCGATCTACGCCGGCAACGCGCTGGCCACGGTCAAGAGTGCGGACGCGATCAAGCTCATCACGGTACGCACCACCGCGTTTGAAGCGGCGGGCGAGGGCGGTGCTGCCGCCATCGAAGCCGTTACCGCGCCGGCCGACCTCGGACTGGCCACGCTGGTGAGCCGCGAGATCGTCAAGAGCGCCCGCCCCGAACTGGGCGCGGCCAAGATCATCGTCTCCGGTGGTCGCGGTGTGGGCAGCGGCGAGAACTACCACGCCATGCTCGAGCCGCTGGCCGACAAGCTCGGTGCCGCCCTCGGCGCCAGCCGTGCCGCGGTCGACGCCGGTTACGTGCCCAACGACTACCAGGTCGGTCAGACCGGTAAGATCGTCGCCCCGCAGCTCTACATCGCGGTGGGCATCTCGGGTGCGATCCAGCACCTGGCCGGGATGAAGGACTCCAAGGTGATCGTGGCGATCAACAAGGATCCGGAAGCGCCGATCTTCCAGGTTGCCGATTACGGTCTGGTGGGCGATCTGTTCAGCGTCATTCCTGAGCTGACGAACGCCGTTTAA
- a CDS encoding SGNH/GDSL hydrolase family protein, with product MLRRLVAAVVLMSAFQAPVLAAYSSMYVFGDSLADSGNFWRLAGGVWPPSPPYAQQFSNGPVAPQYLAARLGVPLLPSSMGGTNYAVGGATTGALNYGYETRGALPLPSTLEMTGVQKQIEAFAASGTVFDRDSSLFMLWAGANDIFLALGTGGDPLGAASNAVSNLIGSVGALASIGVRNLLVPNMPNLGETPFGLALPEGDRLALSALSAGFNQALAAALGSVRTAILPSVPDFNLVEFDTAQLLHDVIEDPAKFGLLNATEPCFDPNDPTNLGNVIAGCPGFLFFDPVHPTTAAHQILGARFHAAVPEPGTLFLITIAMLSLALARVRRTQCRC from the coding sequence ATGCTCCGTCGCCTTGTCGCAGCCGTTGTACTCATGTCAGCGTTTCAGGCACCTGTCCTTGCCGCTTACTCCTCCATGTATGTGTTCGGCGACAGCCTCGCCGACAGTGGCAACTTCTGGCGACTTGCCGGCGGTGTATGGCCACCTTCGCCCCCATATGCGCAACAGTTTTCAAACGGGCCGGTTGCGCCCCAGTATCTCGCGGCCCGGTTGGGTGTCCCGCTTCTGCCGTCGTCCATGGGCGGGACAAATTATGCTGTGGGAGGCGCGACGACGGGTGCGCTGAATTACGGTTATGAAACGCGGGGGGCTTTGCCCCTGCCGAGCACACTGGAAATGACAGGTGTTCAGAAACAGATCGAGGCTTTTGCTGCTAGCGGAACAGTCTTTGATCGAGACAGTTCCCTGTTCATGCTCTGGGCGGGCGCAAACGATATTTTTCTCGCCCTTGGGACCGGAGGGGATCCGCTCGGCGCGGCTTCGAACGCCGTATCCAATTTGATTGGATCGGTCGGGGCATTGGCTTCGATCGGGGTGCGCAACCTCCTGGTTCCGAATATGCCCAATCTTGGAGAGACGCCATTTGGTCTGGCGCTGCCGGAGGGTGATCGTCTTGCACTGAGTGCGCTCTCTGCCGGATTCAACCAGGCGCTTGCGGCGGCCTTGGGCAGCGTACGTACGGCAATTCTCCCCAGTGTTCCCGACTTCAATCTTGTTGAGTTCGACACTGCACAGCTATTGCACGACGTGATCGAGGACCCCGCGAAGTTCGGACTTCTTAACGCGACGGAGCCGTGCTTCGATCCAAACGATCCGACCAATCTGGGGAACGTTATTGCAGGATGCCCCGGATTCCTTTTCTTTGACCCTGTCCACCCGACGACTGCAGCTCACCAGATTCTCGGGGCCAGATTCCATGCAGCCGTCCCTGAGCCCGGGACGCTGTTCTTGATCACGATTGCGATGCTTTCATTGGCGCTGGCGCGTGTTCGCCGCACGCAATGCCGATGCTGA
- a CDS encoding methyl-accepting chemotaxis protein has protein sequence MQFLFAPAVRMMNSLRFATRFILIGAAGGILIAGLMFQFLQSVGERLRTTEAEQTGVSHVVALRETSQLLDQHLLASSLFSLGESASEKDAAALRERIGVALSAARKTGLEGAGPDLEQAWLALEKEWDVFNSVIGASSTPEIRELHQRFGDRLAAQARLIADHAGLPLDPEVDTNYLYDTLVNRLPQLFEALGQIRLKASSIASIQMIDAADIGRLERLTADAIAQLARIRENTEKIGKAAPAYKPALDKGLDDIQAGLDRMRRVIDGSLVNVADINIPVADVLSKTDAPRLAAAELEKTVIAALTERLAERASALSDQRTVNLGLVALGLALAGYLSMGSYLSLQQGTAHLLEGGRRLADGELAYRIDVGSRDEFADIADSFNRMAASFGEVINTLKSSADNLSRTAGAMNEATRQVAGGSAEQSRLTQETASSANAMSDSIGEVASNAGEVDQIARDGRTKTDEGYKGLTRMQGEIGIVRTAVEQITSSVSEFVRTTLEIRGMTGQVRDIAEQTNLLALNAAIEAARAGEQGRGFAVVADEVRKLAEKSASSASEIDRLTQAINSRSNDVSGAIRRGQESLAASEGFLQAVSSQLSSASESVAKTSEGVDLITAAMRTQAESVRSISGYVARIADMAGQNDAAVASAASEAERLERMSAELRNLIARFRV, from the coding sequence ATGCAGTTCCTCTTTGCGCCGGCCGTGCGCATGATGAACAGTTTGCGCTTTGCGACGCGCTTCATCCTCATCGGCGCCGCCGGGGGGATTCTCATTGCCGGTTTGATGTTCCAGTTCCTGCAGTCAGTTGGCGAAAGGCTGCGGACGACCGAGGCGGAGCAAACGGGCGTTTCGCATGTCGTTGCCCTGCGCGAGACCAGCCAGCTGCTGGATCAGCATCTGCTGGCTTCATCCCTGTTTTCTCTCGGTGAGTCCGCCTCGGAGAAGGACGCAGCAGCCTTGCGCGAACGCATCGGCGTCGCGCTTTCGGCCGCGCGCAAAACCGGACTTGAAGGTGCAGGGCCGGATCTTGAGCAAGCATGGCTGGCGCTCGAAAAAGAGTGGGATGTTTTCAACTCGGTGATCGGTGCTTCGTCGACACCGGAGATCCGCGAACTGCACCAGCGTTTCGGTGACCGACTGGCGGCGCAGGCGCGCTTGATCGCCGATCATGCCGGTTTGCCGCTCGACCCCGAGGTCGATACGAATTACCTGTACGACACCCTGGTCAATCGTCTGCCGCAACTCTTCGAAGCGCTTGGACAGATCCGGCTCAAGGCTTCGAGCATTGCCAGCATTCAGATGATCGATGCTGCCGATATCGGGCGCCTGGAACGCCTGACTGCCGATGCCATTGCGCAGCTCGCCCGCATTCGTGAGAACACGGAGAAGATCGGCAAGGCAGCTCCCGCGTACAAGCCGGCACTGGACAAGGGCCTGGACGATATCCAGGCGGGTCTCGACCGCATGAGACGTGTGATCGACGGGAGCCTCGTCAATGTCGCCGACATCAACATCCCGGTGGCAGATGTCCTGAGCAAGACCGATGCGCCCCGTCTGGCCGCGGCCGAGCTCGAGAAAACCGTTATTGCTGCCCTCACGGAGCGGCTTGCGGAACGGGCCAGTGCGCTCTCGGATCAACGTACGGTCAACCTGGGTCTGGTTGCATTAGGGCTTGCGCTTGCCGGATATCTGTCGATGGGGTCGTATCTCAGCCTGCAACAGGGGACCGCGCACCTGCTCGAAGGTGGGCGGCGCCTCGCAGACGGCGAGCTTGCCTATCGCATCGACGTGGGCAGCCGGGACGAGTTTGCGGACATCGCAGACAGCTTCAACCGCATGGCAGCGTCCTTCGGCGAAGTGATCAATACGCTGAAATCGAGCGCCGACAATCTGAGCAGGACGGCGGGCGCAATGAATGAGGCGACGCGTCAGGTTGCCGGCGGTTCGGCCGAGCAAAGTCGCCTGACCCAGGAAACGGCGAGCTCGGCCAACGCGATGTCGGACAGCATTGGCGAGGTTGCAAGCAACGCCGGCGAGGTGGACCAGATTGCGCGCGACGGACGCACCAAAACCGACGAGGGCTACAAGGGGCTGACCCGGATGCAGGGCGAGATCGGCATCGTACGCACGGCGGTGGAACAGATTACGTCGTCGGTTTCGGAGTTCGTGCGCACCACGCTCGAGATTCGCGGCATGACGGGTCAGGTTCGCGACATCGCCGAACAGACCAATCTGCTCGCGCTCAACGCTGCAATCGAGGCCGCACGTGCCGGAGAACAGGGGCGGGGATTTGCGGTGGTGGCCGACGAGGTACGCAAGCTGGCGGAGAAGTCGGCCAGCTCCGCGAGCGAGATCGACCGTCTGACTCAGGCGATCAACAGCCGGTCCAACGATGTCAGCGGTGCCATCCGCCGCGGGCAGGAGTCTCTGGCCGCCAGCGAGGGATTCCTGCAAGCCGTTTCGAGCCAGCTCTCGTCGGCGAGCGAGTCGGTTGCGAAGACGTCGGAAGGTGTGGATCTGATCACCGCAGCGATGCGTACCCAGGCCGAGTCGGTGCGCAGCATCAGCGGCTATGTCGCACGGATTGCCGACATGGCCGGGCAGAACGACGCCGCAGTGGCCAGTGCGGCCAGCGAGGCCGAGCGCCTGGAGCGGATGTCGGCCGAGCTGCGTAACCTGATCGCGCGCTTCAGGGTCTGA
- a CDS encoding VTT domain-containing protein, translated as MNSRGSAPLPEPHTLVTHTHGAMQWLKRHARLLAVLSFTATILLVVHITGTREHFGLDVIRAQFENHLITGTATFVLLFALGNLIQIPGWIFLAAAVLSLGQIWGAAVTYVAAVLSCSFIFVLIRWVGGNALREIDNRLARSLLTRLDEQPIRSQFLLRTLFQTAPALNYALALSGVGLRHYVLGLLAGLPLPIVLYSVFFDYLAMALDLG; from the coding sequence ATGAACAGCCGTGGCAGCGCACCGCTTCCCGAACCCCACACACTGGTCACACATACTCACGGCGCAATGCAATGGCTGAAACGCCATGCCCGCCTGCTCGCCGTGCTGAGCTTCACCGCCACGATACTGCTGGTGGTGCACATCACCGGCACTCGCGAACACTTCGGGCTGGATGTCATCCGCGCACAATTCGAAAACCACCTCATCACTGGCACCGCAACCTTCGTGCTGCTCTTTGCGCTCGGCAACCTGATTCAGATTCCGGGCTGGATTTTTCTCGCTGCCGCAGTGCTGTCGCTTGGCCAGATCTGGGGTGCGGCCGTTACCTATGTCGCAGCCGTCCTTTCCTGCTCTTTCATTTTCGTGCTGATCCGGTGGGTGGGCGGCAACGCCCTGCGCGAAATCGACAATCGTCTCGCACGAAGCCTGCTGACGCGTCTCGATGAACAACCGATCCGCAGCCAGTTCCTGCTGCGCACCCTGTTCCAGACCGCACCCGCGCTGAACTACGCGCTCGCGCTGTCCGGCGTGGGCCTGCGTCACTACGTGCTTGGACTGCTGGCGGGGCTGCCACTGCCAATCGTGCTCTACAGCGTATTCTTCGACTACCTGGCAATGGCCCTCGATCTGGGCTGA
- a CDS encoding DNA-binding domain-containing protein — MSDMSLAETQARLKAYILDTGKDTTPVLPLLDGSFGLARDARLDVYHRAYRARLRDALGTVFERTWMYLGDDEFGREAERYIEQTPSHSPNLRDYGHTFPGCLAASMQADPEVSELARMDWLLHEAFDAPDRPRLQPDALTQLSDTDWEHAKFIFTPGTALATFAWNTIEVWHALDQQLTPPPARALPQALPCLFWRNDKQSSFRSLSAAEHFMLDMLLTGNGFAMSCSMLAEHHPDAAGFIGPWLQRWLSEGLISAVAKGESVIMPRQMTER; from the coding sequence ATGTCCGACATGAGCCTTGCGGAAACCCAGGCCCGGCTGAAGGCCTACATCCTCGACACCGGCAAGGACACGACGCCGGTGCTGCCCCTGCTCGACGGCAGTTTCGGCCTCGCACGGGATGCAAGGCTCGACGTCTATCATCGAGCCTATCGCGCACGGCTGCGTGATGCACTCGGTACGGTGTTCGAACGTACCTGGATGTACCTCGGCGACGATGAGTTCGGGCGGGAAGCGGAACGCTACATCGAGCAGACACCGTCGCACAGCCCGAACCTGCGCGACTATGGACACACCTTTCCGGGCTGCCTTGCGGCCTCCATGCAGGCTGATCCCGAAGTAAGCGAGCTTGCGCGGATGGACTGGCTGCTGCATGAGGCTTTCGATGCGCCCGACCGCCCGCGCCTGCAGCCCGACGCGCTGACGCAACTCTCTGACACTGACTGGGAGCACGCGAAATTCATTTTCACGCCCGGCACTGCGCTTGCCACATTTGCGTGGAACACGATCGAGGTGTGGCATGCCCTCGACCAGCAGCTCACACCGCCACCCGCCCGCGCCCTGCCACAGGCATTGCCCTGTCTGTTCTGGCGCAATGACAAACAGAGCAGCTTCCGCTCGCTGTCTGCAGCCGAGCACTTCATGCTCGACATGTTGCTCACAGGCAATGGCTTTGCGATGAGTTGCAGCATGCTCGCCGAACACCATCCGGATGCGGCCGGCTTCATTGGCCCCTGGTTGCAACGCTGGCTGAGCGAGGGACTGATCAGCGCTGTTGCCAAAGGCGAATCGGTGATAATGCCTCGGCAGATGACTGAGCGGTGA
- a CDS encoding DUF692 domain-containing protein: MSTQQQPAAQTDQRIRALGFGLGLRPAHYAEFLSAAQDVDWLEIISENYMVQGGKPLAMLDAIRRDYPLVMHGVSMSIGSVEPLNRQYLDDLKALAGRIEPAWISDHLCWTGAHGVNLHDLYPLPYTEEAVRHVVTRIRQVQDILERRLVIENVSSYLSYADSSMSEWAFLTAIADEADCHLLLDVNNIYVSSVNHGFDPMHFINGVPAHRVQQIHLAGHSNVDGFIIDTHDAAIIDPVFDLYAAAWRRFGPVSSMIERDDNIPPLEDLLMELAHVRGLAAACASKPSEGWPEAAPCPT; the protein is encoded by the coding sequence ATGAGCACACAGCAGCAGCCCGCCGCGCAGACAGACCAGCGCATCCGCGCGCTGGGTTTCGGGCTGGGCTTGCGTCCGGCGCATTACGCCGAGTTTCTCAGCGCTGCGCAGGACGTCGATTGGCTGGAGATCATCTCCGAGAACTACATGGTGCAGGGCGGAAAGCCGCTTGCCATGCTCGACGCCATCCGCCGTGACTATCCGCTCGTGATGCACGGCGTATCAATGTCGATCGGCTCGGTAGAGCCCTTGAACCGGCAGTATCTAGACGATCTCAAAGCCCTCGCAGGACGCATCGAACCTGCATGGATCTCCGATCATCTGTGCTGGACGGGGGCGCACGGCGTCAACCTTCACGACCTCTACCCCCTGCCCTACACCGAAGAGGCCGTCCGGCACGTCGTGACGCGCATCCGGCAGGTGCAGGACATTCTCGAACGCCGGCTTGTGATCGAGAACGTGTCCAGCTATCTCAGCTATGCAGACTCATCGATGAGCGAGTGGGCGTTTCTCACGGCTATCGCCGACGAGGCAGACTGCCATCTCCTGCTCGACGTGAACAACATTTACGTCAGCAGCGTGAATCACGGCTTCGATCCCATGCACTTCATCAACGGGGTGCCTGCCCACCGCGTGCAGCAGATTCATCTTGCCGGACACTCGAATGTCGACGGTTTCATCATCGACACGCATGACGCAGCGATCATCGACCCCGTGTTCGACCTCTATGCAGCCGCATGGCGACGATTTGGTCCGGTCAGCAGCATGATCGAACGCGACGACAATATTCCCCCGCTTGAAGACTTGCTGATGGAACTCGCCCACGTCCGCGGCCTTGCGGCCGCATGCGCCAGCAAGCCGAGTGAAGGCTGGCCGGAGGCTGCGCCATGTCCGACATGA
- a CDS encoding alpha/beta hydrolase gives MNAVPPSTSGQVPLLPAVEIETGPNPVCSVIWLHGLGADGHDFEPVVGALELHDLPPIRFVFPHAPPRPVTINGGYVMRAWYDIVSADFSQRREDPKGVHESAAQIEALIARENARGVPDSNIVLAGFSQGGAIALHVGLRRQTPLAGIMALSTYVPLADTLADELQEASRTTPVFMAHGRDDGVIPCDFGRKSCELLRSHRLAVEWHDYPADHTVTMDELQDIEAWLHTLPFAGKATR, from the coding sequence ATGAACGCAGTACCACCGAGCACTTCGGGGCAAGTGCCCCTGCTTCCCGCCGTCGAAATTGAAACCGGCCCAAACCCCGTCTGTTCTGTCATCTGGCTCCATGGGCTGGGCGCTGATGGACATGATTTCGAACCCGTCGTCGGCGCCCTCGAGCTCCACGACCTGCCGCCCATCCGTTTCGTGTTCCCGCATGCGCCACCGCGACCGGTAACGATCAATGGCGGCTACGTGATGCGTGCCTGGTATGACATCGTGTCGGCAGATTTTTCGCAGCGCCGCGAAGACCCGAAGGGTGTGCACGAATCGGCTGCCCAGATCGAAGCGCTCATTGCCCGCGAGAATGCTCGTGGCGTCCCCGACAGCAATATCGTGCTCGCCGGATTTTCGCAGGGCGGCGCCATTGCACTGCATGTCGGCCTGCGCCGTCAGACACCGCTCGCCGGCATCATGGCCTTGTCCACCTACGTGCCCTTGGCCGATACGCTTGCGGACGAGCTGCAGGAAGCCAGCCGGACCACACCGGTGTTCATGGCCCACGGCCGCGACGACGGCGTCATTCCCTGCGATTTCGGGCGCAAGTCGTGCGAGCTCCTGCGCAGCCACCGTCTCGCAGTAGAGTGGCATGACTACCCTGCCGATCACACCGTAACCATGGACGAACTGCAGGACATCGAGGCGTGGCTGCACACGCTTCCATTCGCGGGCAAGGCTACGCGCTGA
- a CDS encoding GNAT family N-acetyltransferase has protein sequence MSGIRYRNMSSGDLAAVMAVQAEAYGDGFIEGIDVIAARLEAAPKTAWVAEDGSGVCAYLVGYPSVAGRMTALGGPFRVAREPDCLYLHDLAVSPRSAGLRIGPSLVRNALAFAEGAQLKSSALVSVQASKAFWLRQGYCVAMPVAEESAKLESYPGDAVYMARRLGP, from the coding sequence ATGAGCGGTATTCGCTATCGGAACATGTCTTCTGGCGACCTCGCCGCAGTCATGGCCGTGCAGGCCGAAGCCTACGGAGACGGCTTCATCGAGGGCATCGACGTGATTGCTGCGCGTCTCGAAGCTGCACCGAAGACCGCCTGGGTGGCCGAGGATGGCAGCGGTGTCTGTGCGTATCTGGTGGGCTACCCTTCGGTAGCGGGACGGATGACCGCGCTGGGTGGGCCGTTCCGTGTCGCACGCGAGCCGGACTGTCTTTATCTGCACGATCTGGCAGTCTCGCCACGGTCGGCCGGGCTTCGCATCGGACCGTCGCTGGTGCGGAACGCGCTTGCCTTTGCTGAAGGCGCGCAACTGAAGAGCTCTGCACTGGTTTCGGTGCAGGCATCGAAGGCATTCTGGTTGCGACAGGGCTATTGTGTTGCCATGCCGGTTGCAGAAGAATCGGCAAAGCTGGAGAGCTATCCCGGCGATGCGGTGTACATGGCGAGGCGACTCGGGCCATGA
- a CDS encoding MaoC family dehydratase, producing the protein MESRFLNDLSPGDRFVCGGVTLTEAEIIGFALHYDPQPFHLDAGVAADSIYGGLIASGFQVVSLCFRMFIQQGVLAESSMGSPGIDELRWLAPVRPGDTIRTEVEVVELRPSRSRPDRGIARLAYRALNQRDEVVSSFFVNHLLRTRGEAE; encoded by the coding sequence ATGGAATCGCGTTTTCTGAATGATCTCTCGCCGGGCGACCGCTTTGTCTGTGGCGGTGTCACGCTCACCGAGGCCGAGATCATCGGCTTCGCCTTGCACTACGATCCGCAGCCATTTCATCTCGATGCCGGGGTCGCTGCAGATTCTATCTACGGTGGATTGATTGCGAGCGGTTTCCAGGTGGTGTCGCTGTGCTTTCGCATGTTCATCCAGCAGGGTGTCCTCGCGGAGTCGAGCATGGGTTCGCCCGGCATCGACGAACTGCGATGGCTGGCGCCTGTGCGTCCCGGCGACACGATTCGCACCGAGGTCGAAGTCGTCGAGTTGCGTCCCTCGCGCTCCAGGCCCGACCGTGGCATTGCGCGACTGGCTTACCGGGCGCTGAATCAGCGTGACGAGGTGGTCTCGAGCTTTTTCGTGAATCACCTTCTGCGTACCCGCGGCGAAGCCGAGTAG